One part of the Calditerrivibrio sp. genome encodes these proteins:
- a CDS encoding aminotransferase class IV: MSQLFETIKVYQRKAFNLEYHKKRIIYTFNTLFKTAPFFDLIAYINSIPLTDELSRLKITYDLNNIAYSITPYQRREITALYTVETTIEYPFKYEDRSCFDPYLKGTKEPIFTKNGMITDTTFSNLAFYDGQCWWTPNTYLLKGTKRDYYIEKGILKVTEISVSDLKRFKKISLINAMNDLDDFCFDIQKVINAP, translated from the coding sequence ATGTCCCAACTGTTTGAAACAATAAAGGTTTACCAGAGAAAAGCTTTCAACTTAGAATACCATAAAAAGCGTATAATATATACATTTAATACACTCTTTAAAACAGCGCCTTTTTTCGATCTAATCGCATATATCAACTCAATACCCCTAACCGATGAGCTTTCCAGATTAAAAATCACTTATGATTTAAACAACATAGCTTACTCCATCACCCCCTACCAACGAAGGGAGATCACCGCATTATATACAGTAGAAACCACAATAGAGTACCCTTTCAAATATGAGGACAGAAGCTGTTTTGATCCTTATCTAAAAGGTACAAAGGAACCTATCTTCACTAAAAATGGCATGATCACCGATACAACATTTTCAAATCTTGCCTTTTACGATGGGCAATGTTGGTGGACACCAAATACATATCTACTTAAAGGGACTAAAAGGGATTATTATATTGAAAAAGGTATTTTAAAGGTAACTGAAATTTCTGTAAGTGATCTAAAAAGATTTAAAAAGATCTCCTTAATCAATGCCATGAACGATCTTGACGACTTCTGTTTTGATATCCAAAAGGTTATCAATGCCCCTTAG